In the genome of Quercus robur chromosome 3, dhQueRobu3.1, whole genome shotgun sequence, one region contains:
- the LOC126717068 gene encoding uncharacterized GPI-anchored protein At5g19250-like isoform X2 has protein sequence MAKKSYKRLFSFFPYLYLCTAHHKGKASCDYDATAEKYLLEDLNLYRMSLNLPNFTENRNAACLANNIASQLKNETCKNAFRYSSTLGTKPNVTEYDKLMDGCDIKENHTVQGVILPVCVPRLDPFLVLSNYTTPQYAKYLKDSNYTGTGIGSEDNWTVVVLSTNTSTGNFSGAASLIANVRMGKSLVALFIGFLVVSAVS, from the exons ATGGCTAAGAAAAGCTACAAGcgcttgttttcttttttcccttatcTATATTTATGTACTGCTCATCACAAG GGAAAAGCATCTTGTGATTATGatg CTACAGCTGAAAAATATCTCTTGGAGGACCTTAATCTTTACAGGATGTCACTAAATCTCCCCAACTTTACTGAGAACAGAAATGCAGCTTGCCTAGCTAATAATATTGCAAGCCAATTAAAGAACGAAACATGTAAAAACGCCTTTCGCTACAGCTCTACTCTAGGCACTAAGCCTAATGTCACCGAATATGACAAGCTCATGGATGGTTGTGACATAAAAGAGAATCACACAGTTCAAGGGGTCATATTGCCTGTCTGTGTGCCCAGATTAGACCCATTTTTGGTGCTTTCTAATTATACAACACCTCAATATGCAAAATATCTTAAGGATTCAAACTACACAGGGACTGGGATTGGCTCTGAGGATAATTGGACGGTGGTTGTTTTGAGCACTAACACATCAACCGGAAACTTTTCCGGTGCTGCTTCTTTGATTGCAAATGTCCGTATGGGTAAATCCTTGGTGGCTTTGTTCATTGGATTTCTTGTCGTTTCTGCAGTGAGCTGA
- the LOC126717068 gene encoding uncharacterized GPI-anchored protein At5g19250-like isoform X1 produces MHGNLQQGKRFEGQLWLRKATSACFLFSLIYIYVLLITREKHLVIMMVLSLSIYICMCVRVPYATAEKYLLEDLNLYRMSLNLPNFTENRNAACLANNIASQLKNETCKNAFRYSSTLGTKPNVTEYDKLMDGCDIKENHTVQGVILPVCVPRLDPFLVLSNYTTPQYAKYLKDSNYTGTGIGSEDNWTVVVLSTNTSTGNFSGAASLIANVRMGKSLVALFIGFLVVSAVS; encoded by the exons ATGCACGGCAACTTACAACAAGGAAAGAGATTCGAAGGACAATTATGGCTAAGAAAAGCTACAAGcgcttgttttcttttttcccttatcTATATTTATGTACTGCTCATCACAAG GGAAAAGCATCTTGTGATTATGatggtactctctctctctatatatatatgtatgtgtgtacgTGTGCCATATG CTACAGCTGAAAAATATCTCTTGGAGGACCTTAATCTTTACAGGATGTCACTAAATCTCCCCAACTTTACTGAGAACAGAAATGCAGCTTGCCTAGCTAATAATATTGCAAGCCAATTAAAGAACGAAACATGTAAAAACGCCTTTCGCTACAGCTCTACTCTAGGCACTAAGCCTAATGTCACCGAATATGACAAGCTCATGGATGGTTGTGACATAAAAGAGAATCACACAGTTCAAGGGGTCATATTGCCTGTCTGTGTGCCCAGATTAGACCCATTTTTGGTGCTTTCTAATTATACAACACCTCAATATGCAAAATATCTTAAGGATTCAAACTACACAGGGACTGGGATTGGCTCTGAGGATAATTGGACGGTGGTTGTTTTGAGCACTAACACATCAACCGGAAACTTTTCCGGTGCTGCTTCTTTGATTGCAAATGTCCGTATGGGTAAATCCTTGGTGGCTTTGTTCATTGGATTTCTTGTCGTTTCTGCAGTGAGCTGA